DNA from Bacillota bacterium:
CCAGGAACCTCACCGTTTCTCCGATCACTTCCGTAGCCGTGCGGTTCTGGCCCTCCGGGGTCTGGTAGGTGCGGACCTGCAGCCGCCCTTCTACGGCGACCAGGCGCCCCTTCCCCAGGTAGTTGGCACAGGTTTCGGCCTGTTTCCCCCAGACAACGATCCGGATAAAATCGGTCTCCCGCGCCCCCTGGCTGTTCAGAAAGGGGCGGTCCACCGCCAGGGTAAAGTTTGCCACCGCGGTCCCCGAAGCAGTAAAGCGCAGCTCCGGTTCCCGGGTGAGCCGCCCGATTAAAATTACCCGGTTCAAAAACAAGGCTTTCTCCTCCCCCGCTCTTTACTCCGCCCCGGTGGATTGAAGTCGCCCTGGCGGATTTACGCCGCCTCCCGGCGGACGATCAAATGGCGCAGCACTTCGTCGGAGATTCGCATCACCCGGTCAAGCTCCCTTGCGGTTTCGGGTTCCCCCTGAAAGAGCATCAGGGTATAAAAACCCTCCCGGTAATCTTGAATCTCGTAGGCCATCCGTTTTTTTCCCCAGCGGCTGATCTGCTCGACAGCACCCTTATTCTGCTGAATGAGGGCGGCGAACTTTTCGATAGCGGCGCTCGTTGCCTCTTCTTCAAGATCCGGCCTCAAGACGAAAAGAACTTCGTAGGCGCGCAAAACTGTTGCACCTCCTCCCTCTGGACTTGCGGCCCCCGCAGGGGCAGGGATCTACGGGGGGATTATAACATATCCGTCCTCCAAAAACAACCTGCTCGAGGATAAAAAAGCGGGTATGCCCGGGCAGCCCGGGCTGCGGGGGTATATTTTTAGAGGTAAGAGAGAATTTAAATATGTGCCGCGATTTCTGCATCCACCCCAGATGAAAAACACCAGGAGGAGTGCGTGCCATGCATAAAAAATGGTTCGTGGCGGCCGGTTTGGCCGCGGCGCTGGTAATGGGAGTTATTTTTTTTGCCGGCAACATGCCCGGGCAGCCCTTCCTGGCGCGTTTATGGTCCGGCCAGGGCGCCATAAAAAAACCCCTGCACCAGCCCCGGGAAGGCAAGAAGCAAGAGGTGGCCCCCAAGGCAACCCCGGCGATCCCGGGGGACGACCCCGGCGGCGCAGTGGGCGAACCCCTGCCGTGGGCAGGAAATAAACGGCTAGAGACCCTGAAAAAGAGATACAACGCTCCTTTACTGATGGCGGCCTACCGGGCGAGGCTCTCGGATCCCATTATGGACGAGGCCTACAACATCGACCTGGCCGCGCAGATGCTGGCTGGAACGGTGGTCGCACCCGGCGAGGTCTTTTCCATGAACAAGCGGCTCGGCCCCTATACCCGGGACCGGGGCTTCAAAGAGGGCCCCATGTACGCCGGCACCCGCATCGTACCGTCCGTGGGCGGGGGAGTGTGCAAAATTGCCTCCCTGCTGTACAACGTAGCGATCCTCAGTGACCTTAAAATAGTCGAGCGGCATCCTCACTATATGACCGTACCCTACGTCCCCCCGGGCCAGGATGCTACAGTAGCCTACGGGGCGTACGACTTCCGGTTCAAAAATACCAGCGGCGGGCCTATTCTGATCTGGGCGGACATGGTGGGAAACAGTCTCTATATGGCCATCTACGGCCAGAAAAAGCCCCCGCTGGTCCTCTGGCACCACGAAACACTGAACCGCACGAAATTCTGGACCAAAGTGCAGTACAACCCCTCGCTGCCGCCCGGGACGGAAAGGGAAGTCATTCCCGGCTACGACGGGGTAGTGGTCCGCTCCTGGCTGACCATCAAAACAGCAGATGGCGAGATGATCCGGCGGGACCTGGGTACAGATTATTACCGGGTCTGTCCCCGGGTGATTGAATGCGGCCCGGTCCGGGACAAACCCTAGATTCTAGGTTCCAGCCCCACCAGCACCAGGCCGCTGATGATCAGCAGGGCACCAATTGCCTGGAAACAGGTAACACGTTCCCCGAGAAAAACGTACGAAGCCAGCATGGTCACCAGGGGAGAGCAGGACATGATGAGGGTTACCTGGTTGATGTTGGCGCGCTTGAGGGCCATGAAGTAGGCCAGATCCCCGATCAGGGTAGCCAGCAGCGCTTCCAGGACAATGAAGATGAGGTTCTTGAGGGGAATCACGTAGTAATACTGGTGGTACCCAAAAAACGCATTCCAGCCCAGGATGAGGATGGCTGCAAAAAGGGTGCGGATGCTCAAGGCTGCAATGGAGCGAACCTGAAACAGGCCCAGCTTTCCCAACAAGGGTGCAAACCCCCAGCAGAGCATGGCCAGCAATGCAAAAAACAGGCCCAAGGCGTTCTCCTCCTGAGTAAACTTATGGGGATGAGCTGCGGTTTAGAACTCCATTTCTCAGCAGGCGGGCCATACCTAAACAGGTCATCTATTTGAATCCCTTTCGGTTCACATCAGGACAGGCTTAAAACTAGACCGGCGGAGAGTTCAGGAACTTTGATGCGCCCGGAGACCGGCCGGATTCCCGGAGCCTGGCGCTGGCCGGCGCAGGCAGAAGTGGTATGAAAAGATCAGGCGTGGTGGCGGAAGTGAATGAGGTCCCCCTCCCTAACCAGGTAGTCGCGGCCCTCGATGCGCAAAAGCCCCTGCTCGCGGGCGGCGGCAAGGGAGCCTGCGGATACAAGGTCCGAAAAAGAAACGACCTCAGCCCGGATAAAGCGCCTGGCAAAATCGGAGTGGATCTTCCCGGCTGCTTCTACCGCCCGGCTCCCGGAAGGGATCGTCCAGGCCCGGAGTTCGGGGCCTGTAGCCGTAAAAAAGGTAATAAAATTTCCCAGTTTATAACAGGCGTGAACCAGTTTCACCAGCCCCGACTCCGCCCCGGCACGGAAGGCCTCCTGATCCTCCGGGGAAAGCTCCGCCAGTTCCGCCTCCCACCGGGCGTCAAGCACTACCAGCAGGGCGCCCCGCTCTGCCGCCGCCTCCCGGAAAGCCTGAAGGTAAGCGGCTTCTTCTTTTTCCTCTTCCCTGATATTCGCCACGTAGACGACGGGCTTCGCGGTGAGCAGGAAAAGGGTTTCAAGAACCGGGTTCTCCCGCGCCGCAGGAAGAGATCGGGCCGGCTTTCCGGCGGCGAGGTGGGCCGCCAGGGTTTCCAGGAGCTCTCCTTCCTCCCGCGCCCCTTTTTCCCCGGCCTTAATCGCCCGTCCCACCTTTTCCTGGCGCCGCGCCACAGCTTCCAGATCCGCCAGGGCGAGTTCTGCTTCGACCAGCTCCGCATCCCGCCGGGGATCCGGCTCTCCGTAAGGATGGGGAATGTTTCCGCCCCGGAAACACCGCACCACATGCACGAGGGCGTCCATCTCGCGGATCGAGGCGAGGAACCTGTTGCCCAAACCCTCGCCCCGGCTCGCTCCTTCCACCAACCCGGCAATGTCCACAAACTCCACCGTTGCAGGGACGACCCGTTCCGGTTCCAGGATACCTGCAAGGACTGTGAGCCGGGGCTCGGGGACGGGAACAATCCCCCGGTTCGGGTCTACGGTGCTGAAGGGATAGGAAGCCACGAGGGCCTGCAGCCCGGTTAAAGCGTTAAAAAGGGTGGACTTGCCGGCATTCGGCAAGCCTACCAGGCCGATTGAAAAAGGCATCTTTTTCCTCCTACGCCTCTTCTTCGGACAGGGCGGATTTTACAACCGCCCTCACGCCCTTTTCGAATTTGGCGCGGGGAAGCATCACCTGTCGCCCGCACTTTAAGCAGCGGATCCGGAAATCCATCCCCACGCGCATAATTTCCCACTCGTAGTTGCCGCAAGGGTGCGGCTTTTTCATCCGCACCACATCACCTAAATGGAACCGCATCGGAGGCACCGTCCTTAGCTCCTTCCTGCTGCCGGGGGATAATTACCCTGCGGGGATAGGGAATTTCAATCCCGACCTGATCAAAAGTCTCCTTAATCCGTTTCCGCAGCTCCCGCCCAACGGCCCACTGCTCCATCGGCTTAACCTTTCCGAAAACCTGCAAGGTAACCCCCGACTCTCCCAATTGCGTGACCCCCAGCACACGGGGCACCTCTAAAATCACCCCGGGTTTTTCCCCCGCCACTTCGCGGCAAAGGCGATCGATGACCTCAATCGCCCTCCCAAGGTTTTCTTCATAGGCGACATCCACTTCAACCAGAACCCCCATCCCCCCGCGGGCATAATTTGTCACCTGCTTGATCTCCCCATTGGGGATAATGTGGAGCTCTCCCGTCCACTGCCTGATCTTGGTGACACGCAGCCCCATCTCCTCTACCGTCCCGGTCACCCCGGCGGCGGTCACGTAATCGCCGACCGCGTACTGGTCTTCGAAGAGGATAAAAAACCCGGTGATCACGTCCCGCACAAGGTTTTGGGCCCCGAAACCAACGGCTAAGCCCACAATTCCCGCCCCTGCCAGCAAGGACGCGGTATTCACGCCAAGTTCAGCGAGGACCATGATCCCCCCGACAAAATAGAGCAAATAACGGAGCAGGCTCCGGGCCAAACCCCTGACGGTATTAATGCGGCGCTCGTCCCAGTCGCCCGGGATCCGGTCCGGGCGCAGGACCCCTTCGATCAAACGCCGGCCGAGCCTTCCCGCCAGTACCAGGCCCGCCACAATCAGGGCGATCCGGAGGATAACTACCCCGTACCCTGTGAGGTCCGCCGCGGAGAACGATGTCAGCAGTTCGGTCCAGAGTTCCATAAATTTAGACATCTATGTTCCATTCCTTCAAATTCAGGCCTTCCCCCGGTTGTTCGGACTCACCTGCTTCAGGGTCCAGACTCCGGCCCCGGCCGCTCCCCCGCAAGGCGAAACCAAAGCGAAACCCCGGAGCCATAAGAAGAAGGCCTGCATATAGTTTCCTTTCGTAACTGCCTTGAAAAATATGATCCGGTCATCCTTGCGCTCGCTCCCGGACTCCGGTCGGTTGCCAGGCAAGCACTTCCACTCGCTCCTGATTCCGCTCCCAGCACTCACTGCTGCATTTTCATCCTTCCGGTGGTGCCGCATGAGCGGCATAAGGTCTAAAGGTAGATGACGCGGGGGATTTTCTGCAGGTAGTCCAGAATGGCATACATGTTGGTGGCCTCCCCCACGCCCAAACTTTCCCGCAACTGATAATAATCGAGGCAGGTGCCGCAGGACAGAATCTCGGCGCCGTCCTGCTCCAGCTCGTACAGGTAATCTAAAACCGGAGAGCCGGTGCACGTAAGATAAACGCCGCTGTTGAGAAAGATTAAGACCTTCCCCAATCCTCCCTGTTCCGTCAAGGCGTAGAAGAAGTTTTTCATCAGAAGCTTCCCCAGCTCCTCGCTCCCCCGGCCAAGGCTCTCGGAGGTTACAAGCACCAGGAGGCTCTCCTGGGGATCCAGTTCCGGAGAGAAATCCTCCGGCTTCGTAATCCGAATGTAATAGTCTGAACCCTTGTGGTCCACCTCGACTTCACAGGCAAGGGCGCGGGCCATTTTAACAATATTATCCCGCGCCACTTCGTTATCAACAACCGCCGTGACCTGCTGCCGACCCGAACTTTCCAGCACTTTGCGCGTTAAAATTACAGGCTGCGGACAACTTAAGCCCCTCACGTCAACGAGTTCGGCCTTTTTCCCCATCTTATTTCCCCCTCACCATAATCTTGCCCGTTCCCCGTCCGGTTACGCGCCCGATGACGCGGGGGCGCGGAACCCCCTCCCGGCGCAAGGCGGCTAAAAGGTCGTCCTTTTGCGGCTCAGGAACGGCAATCAGCAGGCCGCCGGAGGTCTGCGGGTCGTAGAGAAGATCTTGTTCAGCAGAAGAAACCTCTCCGGCCAGCTCCACAAAAGGA
Protein-coding regions in this window:
- a CDS encoding single-stranded DNA-binding protein, which gives rise to MFLNRVILIGRLTREPELRFTASGTAVANFTLAVDRPFLNSQGARETDFIRIVVWGKQAETCANYLGKGRLVAVEGRLQVRTYQTPEGQNRTATEVIGETVRFLDRAREGVGPGAGAVPEPDLGFPAEDLGGEDFGSGDPPF
- the rpsF gene encoding 30S ribosomal protein S6, with translation MRAYEVLFVLRPDLEEEATSAAIEKFAALIQQNKGAVEQISRWGKKRMAYEIQDYREGFYTLMLFQGEPETARELDRVMRISDEVLRHLIVRREAA
- a CDS encoding VanW family protein; translated protein: MHKKWFVAAGLAAALVMGVIFFAGNMPGQPFLARLWSGQGAIKKPLHQPREGKKQEVAPKATPAIPGDDPGGAVGEPLPWAGNKRLETLKKRYNAPLLMAAYRARLSDPIMDEAYNIDLAAQMLAGTVVAPGEVFSMNKRLGPYTRDRGFKEGPMYAGTRIVPSVGGGVCKIASLLYNVAILSDLKIVERHPHYMTVPYVPPGQDATVAYGAYDFRFKNTSGGPILIWADMVGNSLYMAIYGQKKPPLVLWHHETLNRTKFWTKVQYNPSLPPGTEREVIPGYDGVVVRSWLTIKTADGEMIRRDLGTDYYRVCPRVIECGPVRDKP
- a CDS encoding EamA family transporter, whose amino-acid sequence is MGLFFALLAMLCWGFAPLLGKLGLFQVRSIAALSIRTLFAAILILGWNAFFGYHQYYYVIPLKNLIFIVLEALLATLIGDLAYFMALKRANINQVTLIMSCSPLVTMLASYVFLGERVTCFQAIGALLIISGLVLVGLEPRI
- the ychF gene encoding redox-regulated ATPase YchF; translated protein: MPFSIGLVGLPNAGKSTLFNALTGLQALVASYPFSTVDPNRGIVPVPEPRLTVLAGILEPERVVPATVEFVDIAGLVEGASRGEGLGNRFLASIREMDALVHVVRCFRGGNIPHPYGEPDPRRDAELVEAELALADLEAVARRQEKVGRAIKAGEKGAREEGELLETLAAHLAAGKPARSLPAARENPVLETLFLLTAKPVVYVANIREEEKEEAAYLQAFREAAAERGALLVVLDARWEAELAELSPEDQEAFRAGAESGLVKLVHACYKLGNFITFFTATGPELRAWTIPSGSRAVEAAGKIHSDFARRFIRAEVVSFSDLVSAGSLAAAREQGLLRIEGRDYLVREGDLIHFRHHA
- a CDS encoding DUF951 domain-containing protein, yielding MRFHLGDVVRMKKPHPCGNYEWEIMRVGMDFRIRCLKCGRQVMLPRAKFEKGVRAVVKSALSEEEA
- a CDS encoding mechanosensitive ion channel family protein; protein product: MSKFMELWTELLTSFSAADLTGYGVVILRIALIVAGLVLAGRLGRRLIEGVLRPDRIPGDWDERRINTVRGLARSLLRYLLYFVGGIMVLAELGVNTASLLAGAGIVGLAVGFGAQNLVRDVITGFFILFEDQYAVGDYVTAAGVTGTVEEMGLRVTKIRQWTGELHIIPNGEIKQVTNYARGGMGVLVEVDVAYEENLGRAIEVIDRLCREVAGEKPGVILEVPRVLGVTQLGESGVTLQVFGKVKPMEQWAVGRELRKRIKETFDQVGIEIPYPRRVIIPRQQEGAKDGASDAVPFR
- the yedF gene encoding sulfurtransferase-like selenium metabolism protein YedF; the protein is MGKKAELVDVRGLSCPQPVILTRKVLESSGRQQVTAVVDNEVARDNIVKMARALACEVEVDHKGSDYYIRITKPEDFSPELDPQESLLVLVTSESLGRGSEELGKLLMKNFFYALTEQGGLGKVLIFLNSGVYLTCTGSPVLDYLYELEQDGAEILSCGTCLDYYQLRESLGVGEATNMYAILDYLQKIPRVIYL